GGCAGCCTTTTCCTGGCTTTCTAACTTCTCTTCAGCTTTTATTGCAGCATCATCAGCCAGCTGCACGAGCCCCTGTTCTTCCATAGCTTGATTTTCTTCGGCAGCCTTTTCCTGGCTTTCTAACTTCTCTTCAGCTTTTATTGCAGCATCAGCAGTCAGTTGCAGGAGTGCTTGAGCCTTAGCAGTCAGTTGCACGAACGCCTGTTCATCCAAAGCTTTATTTTCTTCAGCAGTCTTTTCCTGGCTTTTTAACATCTCTTCAGCTTTTATTGCATCATTTTTAGATGCGATTGCCTTTTTATTTGGTTCATTGCTTTCTTTTTCTCGTTTTCGTTGTTTTAATTCTTCTTCCTTGAGTTTTTCAGCTTTTTTTTTCTCCTTTTTTTGTTGTTTCAATTCGTCATTTTTTAGTTTTTCAGCTTTCTTCTTCTCCTTTTTTTGTTGCTTGTTCCGTTCTTCCTTTTTTTGTTTTTCAGCTTTTTCCTCCTCCTCTTTTTGTTGCTTGATCAGTTCTTCCTTTTTTTGTTTTTCAGCTTTTTCCTTCTCCTTTTTTTGTTGCTTGTTCCGTTCTTCATTTTTTAGTTTTTCAGCTTTTTTCTTCTCCTTTTTTTGTTGTTTTTTCAGTTCTTTTTTCTTTTGTTTTTCGGCTTTCTTCTCATCTTGTCTTTCCTGATTTTTCAGCTCTTCTTCCTGATTTTTCATGCTGTTCCTCCCGTTTTAATTTACGGATTTTTGTTTACAATTTATCTAATATTGATGCCTTTTTCCTTTTAGAAGTTAATTAGCTCAGATATTTTATGCTGCTATCTGATATTCTGTTATAAATAAAAATGACTCAGGCATATTCATTCTAAAGAATTATGTTGAATATTTATCAAAAATGAATTTGAACAGCAAAAAAAACTCCGCCAAGAATGAACGGAGTTTTCTTACTTTATTTATTCGCTTCATGAACTTTCAAAAGCTTGCCTTTAATCGTTGTATTCTTCATTGCTTTCAAAACGATTGGTCCTTTTCCATTTAGAATCTCTACATAAGAAACGTTATCCTGAATGGTGATGATGCCGATGTCGCCTGCTGTCATTCCGGGAATCTTGGCGATCGTTCCGACGAAATCGACAGCACGGATTTTCTTTTTCTTTCCTCCGTTGAAATAGAGCTTCATAATTCCTTTATTCAGCTGGGCGCTTTTGTCTTTTTTAATTTCAGGACGGGATATTATTTTTTCTTCGAATGCACCTTTTGCTTTAGAAATATCTTCGCTCGCAGGGGCAAGTGTTCTAGGAATTTCAAAGCCGATATAATCTTCAATTTCGGTAAGGAATTTTTCCTCATAGGGCGTAATGAAGGTAATCGCTTTTCCTGTTTTGCCTGCCCGGCCCGTTCTGCCAGTTCTGTGAACATAGCTTTCTTTTTCAAGCGGCAGGTCATAGTTAATGACGTGTGTAATATTATCAATATCGATTCCTCTGGCGGCGACATCTGTCGCAACTAAATAGCGGAATTTCCCCCTTTTGAAATCATTCATGACAGAAAAGCGATCTTCCTGATAAAGGCCGCCATGAATTTTATCACAAGGATAATTGGCGCGGTCTAATTGTTTAAAAACGGCATCAACCTGCTCTTGTGTTCTGCAGAAGATGATGCAGCTGTCAGGGTTTTCAACGACAGTCACAGCTTTAAGAAGCGGGAACTTCTCATCTTCTCTCACCACAATTAACGAATGTTCAATTGATGCAGTCGTCAGTCCTGCAGCTTTTATCTCAATTTCAACCGGTTTTTTCATATATTTATGGCAGAGATTTTCTACATCCTTTGGTAAAGTAGCTGAAAAGAGCATTGTAACTCTGTCCGCAGGAAGTTCATCAATAATCGCTTCTACCTGATCGATAAAGCCCATATTCAGCATTTCATCCGCTTCGTCAATAATCAGATACTGCAGCTTTTCTAACGCAAGCGTCCCTTTTTCAATATGATCAAGGACTCTTCCGGGTGTTCCGACTACAACATGAGTCTTTTGCTTCAGCTCAATTTTCTGCCTGTCAAATGGCTGTTTGCCATAGACGGCTGCCGCTTTTATCCGTTTGAACCTGCCGATGTTTGTTATATCCTCTTTTACCTGTGCAGCGAGCTCCCTTGTTGGGGTCAGAATTAAAGCTTGAGGCTTGTTTTCCTCCCACTCCACCATTTCACAGAGCGGAATGCCAAACGACGCCGTCTTCCCGCTCCCTGTTTGTGATTTCACAACAAGATCCTTCTTTTCTAAAGCGACAGGAATGACTTTATTCTGAACTTCTGTCGGTTCCGTATAATTTAAACGATCCAGCGCCCTCACAATCTCCGCGCTTAATTTATAATCAATAAACCCTTTATGACTCATTTAGCAACCTCATTTTTTCTTGTGTTTTTTCAAGTATTTAACTCATGAATCATCATTATACTTGAAATAGCTGTTAGAGCGTGATAAATATTGGTTTTTGATTCATTTTATCCGCGGACGATAAAACAAGAAAGTATAACCCTTCTTGCTTTTCCTATGTTTAAATTAATAATGATAAAATCTGCTGTATGACGTTATATTCTCGATCTGTTCCAGGTCCGGTTCATACCCGATTCCAGGACTTTCCGGGATATAAATGTATCCATCTTTCATTTCCACTTCCGGAGTAATAATATCCCGCTTCCAATAATGAGAAGAAGGGGCTGTATCTCCAGGCAGGGTGAAGTTGTTCAGTGAAGTTATGGCAATATTATGAGCTCTGCCGATTCCCGCTTCAAGCATTCCGCCGCACCACATCGGAACGTTGTGCAGCTCACATAAGTCATGAATTTTTTTTGATTCTGTGAGCCCGCCGACACGTCCGATTTTAAGATTGATAATCCTGCAGCTTCCAAGCTCAATTGCTTTTCTCGCATCTTCTGCACTATGTATGCTTTCGTCGAGACAAATAGGAGTTTTGAGCTGATCCTGCAGCCTTGCATGGTCAACAATGTCATTATGGGCCAGCGGCTGTTCAATCATTGTTAATCCGAATTCGTCGAGTGCTTTTAGGTGTTCTATATCATTCAGCGTATAAGCGCAGTTTGCATCGGCCATCAGCTGAATATGCGGAAATTCCTGACGAATTAATCTAATAATATCAACATCCCAGCCCGGCATAATTTTCACTTTAATCCGCTTATATCCGGCCTTCAAGTAACCATCGATTTGTTTTAGCATTTTCGCCTGAGATTGCTGGATCCCGACACTTACACCTACTTCGATTTTGTCTCTTGCACCGCCGAGCGCTTTCGCCAAAGTCATGTTTTTCTCTTTTGCATAGAGATCCCAAACAGCCATTTCAATCGCGGCTTTGGCATTGTAGTTACCGCGTATCTTTATAAACCGCTCTGACACCTCATCTGGATGAGTGACAGGCTCTTGATAAAGAAGCGGAATCAAGTGATCGCTAATCATATGCCAATTCGTTTTGACCGTTTCTTCATTATAGATTGGCTGCGTAATGGAAACAGATTCTCCCCAGCCTGATAACCCTGATTTCGATTTCACTTCAACTAAAATGATGTCTTTATCTTCTTCTGTTCCGACGCTTGTGGTAAAAGGATGCAGCAGATCCATCTTGATTTGCCTTAGGATAATGCTTTTAATTTCCATTTCCTTGTCCCCCATTCTCTAAGAGGTATAGATACTGGCCAATGTGACGATTATCTTTCACTAAATCGGATACCACCCATCCCTGACTTAAATAATGAGAGAACACTTCGCCAGTTTTCTCTCTCCATTTTTTAGCAAGCTGTAAATCAGCCCTTTTGATTTCCTGAAACTGTGCCGGCACGGGAACGAAAATATGCGGATCATGCAGGGATAGGTCTGTTTTTTCCGGAAAAGGAAAATTGTCTATTTCATTTGTATAAAGCGCATATGGAATGTTTGCTTCTTTCACATATACATGTTTCACATTTACTTTGTTTTGCTCATTCAAATGCCATTCGACTAAAAAACGGTCTGTCGGTATACCAGCATTTAAATTGTCCGCCATTTCGCCGTAAACATTAGGGATATATTCCTTGGCAATTGCACCTAGCTTATGTATGTTAAGATTTCCGTTGACGGTTTCCAGCGGATCGTATGTCCAGGTGATCCGGTCATACCCCATCTCAAGTGCTGTTTCTTTTTGTGCAATTTTCAGTTTTTCTCCGATACCGAATTTGCGGTAATCCGGATGGATGCCTAAGCTATGGGAAACGAGATACACTTTATTCCCGTCATATCCCGGAAAACTGTATTGAAAGCCAATGAGCACATTTTTATAAAATGCGCCCAGAATAAAGCCGCCATTTTTCACAACAGCCACACTTTGATTAACAGGAACAGAATCCTCCATACTCCAGATTATTGCCTCAAGGCGCCTGACTTCTTCCAGCTCTTTTGCCGTTTGAAGATTGCGGATAATCATTGATTCCTGCACTTCTTTTTTCAAGATTCTATCCTCCTTGTTTACCATCGCTGCTGATCTGCTTCCAGCAGCATTTGTGTTAAAATCTTAGTGCCATAAACTAAAGCCTCTTGATTAAATTGCATCTTTGGGTGATGCAAACCAGGCTTTAGGCCACAGCCGAGCCCTATCATTGTGGCGGCAATCGCCGGATTTTCCGCTGTATAAAAATGAAAGTCCTCTGCCCCGGGAGAAACACAGGCCTCTTCGGTATTCTCTTCACCCAGTATGGAAACAATCGCTTTTCTTGCTATCTCAATCGCAGGAAGGTTCTTTACCGCTGCGGGTGAGTATTCCTCTACCTTTGAAGTAATTTCCGTCTCGGTTAACTCTTCGATTTTTGTAATCGTATGCTTCGCTTTTTCCAGAAGCATCTCCATCGTGTCATTCGATTCTGCTCTCAAATCAAGTGTAAAGCGAGCGTTCTCAGGAATCGAATTGGAGGCTTCTCCCCCATGCAGTTCCGTTATTTTAATTGAATAATGATCAGATGCATTCAATTGAATTTGGCGTATCGCCCCGATTAACAGAGCGGCTGCCTCAAGCGGATTATTGCCCAGTTCCGGTCTGGCAGCGTGAGCGGGCACCCCTTTTATTACTCCTTTAATGCTTGCCGTTGAACTATGAAGAATAACTGGCGCGGCCTTTCCAAACGGAATTTCCATCACTGGACGCAAATGGATGCCGAAAAGAAACTTCACTTTCTGAAGGACGTTTTCCTCCATCATCTTAAGGGCACCCGCTGCCTTTTCTTCCGCCGGCTGGAAGATAAAACGGACCGTATGCTTCATCTTCTGTTTTGAGAGAATGAGTGCGGTATATAGGACCATTGTGCTATGAGCATCGTGGCCGCAGGAGTGGTTGGGCACGACCGCCCCGTCCACTTCCTGAATCAGTGCATCCATATCTGCACGGAGAGCAATAACATCGGACTGCTCCCCCTCAAGCTCTGCGATAAAACCGAAATGCCCTTCATAGGTTTGAATAATAAAGCCTGCATTGACTAGTTTTTCTTTTATATATTGTGAGGTTTTTTCCTCCTCCCAGCTGGGCTCTGCAAGCATATGCAGCTCCTGATACGTTTTAATTATTTCTTCCTTGTGTTCGTCTGCAGCGTGCATTCCATGTAATTGCGGCACTCCATCCATTCAAATCCCACCCCTGTGTTTGGTTTTACTCTAAAAATAATTCCTGATCCGTATAAAGCTTTTCTAATTTTTGCTGACGAAGGCTGATTCTGTCCTGATCCCGATGCTTAACACCTTCCATGATGACTTCCAGTAAACTGACAACAGAAGCAATCGAATGATCCCCCGAGTCCAGCTCCTCCTCCGTTGTTAACGTAATTTCAGCAAGCTGTCCAACAGGAGAAAACTGTCTGTTTGTAATGGCAATCACTGTTGCCCCTTGAGCTTGTGAGCATTTTGCAAGTTCTAAGGATTCTTGCCTGTACCTTGGAAACGAGAAAATAATCACCGCAGAATTTTGATTCAGATCTAGAATATCTTCAAGTGAAAAGCCCGCTGGACTTGAAAGTGCTACATTATCCCTATATAGCTTGAGGGTATAATGCAGCCAATAGGCAGCTCCATAGGAACTTCCAAATCCGCCTATATAAATGCGGTCAGACTGAATAAAGTGATCAACCGTCTTCCAAATCTCACCCTCATCGACCTGCATTAATAATTGCTGTAATACAGATGTTTCTTTCTCGATGACCGAACTGAAAATGCTCGTTTCATTTGGTTGTTTCAATTCTGCAGGCAATTCTTCAAGCCCTGCCCCCTGTTTCTTTTCCAGCCAATTCCTGCGCAGCGCCTCCTGCATGTCTGAATAACCTTTAAAACCTAGTGCATAGGCCAGACGAATAACGGTTGTCTCACTTACGCCTGCTCTTTTCCCTAATTGAAAAGCAGTGAGCAATACCCCTTCTTCCCTGTGCAGAGTAAGGAATTCAGCAGCTTTTTTCTGACCTTGCGATAAAGAGGAATAATTTTCCTTAATAATTTGAGAGATTGATTTTGGTTTCATGTCTGCTCCTTTTCATTCATATGAAGGAAAAACTTCATTTATTATATTATATTAAATTTTTTCCTTCATATTCAATCATTATTTTATTATTCAGAAATTAGCCGATAAAAAATACGGCAGATCCCCAATAGAGAGATCTGCCGCATATTATCAATCTGCTAATCTATTAATTTAATACCTTCACATTAACTTCTCTCTTACCGAATGATACTGCAGCATCTTGTGTCGGAATGAAGACATCAATGCGGTTTCCTTTAATTGCACCGCCAGTATCTTCTGCTGTTGCATAGCCGTAGCCTTCAACATATACCTTAGATCCAAGCGGAATGACGCTCGGGTCTACCGCGATTACTTTTTTATCAGGGTTCGCTTTTAAATCAACGCCTGTAGCAGTTGTTCCTGAGCAGCCTTCACAGCTTGCCGTGTATGCTGTAGCTGTTACGGTTAATTCTTTCGCAACGCCTTCTTCACTGACGTCGTTTTCTGCCACAGCACTTGCAGAAGCTTCATTTACAGAAGGGTTTTGATCCTTAGGCTCTGGCTTAGCTTCAGGCTTCGGTTCTGGAGCTGGGGCTGGGGCTGGGCTTGTATTGTCAGCATCACTGAAGATCACTAGTTCTTGACCAGGGTGGATGACATCTCCTGATAACTCGTTTTTCTCAGAAATATGCTCTACACTAGCGTCAAATTTCTCTGCGATGCTCCAAAGCGTGTCGCCTGCAACAACTGTATATACTTCTTCATCTGATATTTTTAATGTATTGTCTGCAAAAATTATGTCTGATGTTAAGTTGTTCCAGTTTTTAATATCATCAACTGAAACTTTGTGCTCCTGTGATAGGCTCCACAGAGTGTCTCCTTTATCTACTACGACCTCTTCTGCTTGCGCGCTAATTCCTGCTGTAGTTGTTAGAGCGGCTACAGCCGCTAATGAAAAGATAGTTTTTTTCATATTTTTCTTCCTCCTTCAGCAATTACGAATGTTTCCCATGTTATCACAAAAAGGAGGCTTATAAAAAACAGTGAGGTGATAAATCCATTACAATTGTAACAGCGCTATAACAATAACCTTACTAACAAACTGAAAATTCCCACTTTATTCCTTGTTTTCCTTTAAAAATTCCTTGCAATCTAGTTAATTAATCACCATTCTACTATAATGTTTCGTTATATTAGCCCAGTTTAGTATTTATGAAAGTTCATTTAGTAAAGAGTGATGTTTTATAAAAAGCCTCTTTCTGTATTTCCGATTCTACCTAAAGAAACATCTTATTTTTACCCAATTTTGGGGTAATTTCACACCCTGAAAGACCTATAGGCTTATTTTTTATAATTAGTTCTTCTGTTAACACCTTCTTTTATTAACAGAGAAGATCAGCTTAGATGTCTGGTTTCCCCTTAATCTCTTATGCAAATAGAACTATTAATTATAAGCCTATCCCCTCTTAAATTACCCCAATTTACAAAGAAACTGTTGTGCCTATACTATTAATTTTGTAATAGTGGGATTTTTCCCGCAAATATAAAAAATTCAAAGGGGAAATATATGAAAAATAATAAAGGCAAGAAGCTCATAACAGGCACACTAGCGATGGGTTTATTACTCTCCGCCTCAATTCCGTACAATACACTCGCAGAAAACCCTATCAAAACAGCTAAGATCAGCAATGTTGAAAAAGTGTTAAGCAATCTATCTGAAGAACAAAGAAGAGCTCTTGAGCAGCTGGATGTGGGCCCAGGCTTCACAATTGATCCAAAGATAAACACAACAAGCCCGGAACTCGTTCAAGTCATCGTAGAATTTAACCAGGCACCTGCTAAAGTAGATCTTCAAAAAGAAGCCTTAAAAGGAAAAAAAATCTCCTTAACCTCCGCAAAAGAAAAAGTAGAGGCATCTCATAAAGAATTTAAAGCTTATGTAAATTCCATCAAATCAAAAAAGAAACAAGCTCTTTTCGAAACGGCAGAAGTAGAAATTAAACAAGAGTATAAAAATGCCTTTAATGGTGTATCAATGACTCTGCCGGGCATTGCGGTAGAGGAACTGCTTCATTCGGGCACGGTTAAACGAATCTGGAGCAACGCAGAGGTTCAGCTTGAGCTTCCGCCTGAAGCAAAAGGCATCTCGCCTAAAATGGCGGACAGTATTCCGCAAATTGGCGTTGATAGGCTCCATGATGAAAACATCAAAGGTGCAGGAATTAAAGTCGGAGTTCTTGATACTGGCATTGACTACACACATCCTGACTTAGCCGGTGCTTACAAGGGATATAAAGCACAGACCGGACAAAATCCGGCAGCCGTGAATCCTGCTTCTGTTAAAGGCTGGGATTTTGTAGCCGATGATGCAGATCCAATGGAGACAACTTATAATGATTGGAAAGAAACGAGTGATCCTGAGATAAATCCATCTACAGGCTCATCCTATTACACTTCTCACGGAACGCACGTCTCAGGAACCGTTGCAGCTCAGCAGAAAAACAATGTGGATTATGCAGTTAAAGGAGTTGCTCCTGAGGTTGACCTTTATGGATATCGTGTCTTAGGCCCTTACGGATCCGGTTATACAGAAGATGTGCTGGCGGGAATTGATAAAGCTGT
The window above is part of the Metabacillus dongyingensis genome. Proteins encoded here:
- the menC gene encoding o-succinylbenzoate synthase; its protein translation is MEIKSIILRQIKMDLLHPFTTSVGTEEDKDIILVEVKSKSGLSGWGESVSITQPIYNEETVKTNWHMISDHLIPLLYQEPVTHPDEVSERFIKIRGNYNAKAAIEMAVWDLYAKEKNMTLAKALGGARDKIEVGVSVGIQQSQAKMLKQIDGYLKAGYKRIKVKIMPGWDVDIIRLIRQEFPHIQLMADANCAYTLNDIEHLKALDEFGLTMIEQPLAHNDIVDHARLQDQLKTPICLDESIHSAEDARKAIELGSCRIINLKIGRVGGLTESKKIHDLCELHNVPMWCGGMLEAGIGRAHNIAITSLNNFTLPGDTAPSSHYWKRDIITPEVEMKDGYIYIPESPGIGYEPDLEQIENITSYSRFYHY
- a CDS encoding DEAD/DEAH box helicase; this encodes MSHKGFIDYKLSAEIVRALDRLNYTEPTEVQNKVIPVALEKKDLVVKSQTGSGKTASFGIPLCEMVEWEENKPQALILTPTRELAAQVKEDITNIGRFKRIKAAAVYGKQPFDRQKIELKQKTHVVVGTPGRVLDHIEKGTLALEKLQYLIIDEADEMLNMGFIDQVEAIIDELPADRVTMLFSATLPKDVENLCHKYMKKPVEIEIKAAGLTTASIEHSLIVVREDEKFPLLKAVTVVENPDSCIIFCRTQEQVDAVFKQLDRANYPCDKIHGGLYQEDRFSVMNDFKRGKFRYLVATDVAARGIDIDNITHVINYDLPLEKESYVHRTGRTGRAGKTGKAITFITPYEEKFLTEIEDYIGFEIPRTLAPASEDISKAKGAFEEKIISRPEIKKDKSAQLNKGIMKLYFNGGKKKKIRAVDFVGTIAKIPGMTAGDIGIITIQDNVSYVEILNGKGPIVLKAMKNTTIKGKLLKVHEANK
- a CDS encoding GNAT family N-acetyltransferase, whose translation is MKKEVQESMIIRNLQTAKELEEVRRLEAIIWSMEDSVPVNQSVAVVKNGGFILGAFYKNVLIGFQYSFPGYDGNKVYLVSHSLGIHPDYRKFGIGEKLKIAQKETALEMGYDRITWTYDPLETVNGNLNIHKLGAIAKEYIPNVYGEMADNLNAGIPTDRFLVEWHLNEQNKVNVKHVYVKEANIPYALYTNEIDNFPFPEKTDLSLHDPHIFVPVPAQFQEIKRADLQLAKKWREKTGEVFSHYLSQGWVVSDLVKDNRHIGQYLYLLENGGQGNGN
- a CDS encoding 3D domain-containing protein, with the protein product MKKTIFSLAAVAALTTTAGISAQAEEVVVDKGDTLWSLSQEHKVSVDDIKNWNNLTSDIIFADNTLKISDEEVYTVVAGDTLWSIAEKFDASVEHISEKNELSGDVIHPGQELVIFSDADNTSPAPAPAPEPKPEAKPEPKDQNPSVNEASASAVAENDVSEEGVAKELTVTATAYTASCEGCSGTTATGVDLKANPDKKVIAVDPSVIPLGSKVYVEGYGYATAEDTGGAIKGNRIDVFIPTQDAAVSFGKREVNVKVLN
- a CDS encoding MurR/RpiR family transcriptional regulator, producing MKPKSISQIIKENYSSLSQGQKKAAEFLTLHREEGVLLTAFQLGKRAGVSETTVIRLAYALGFKGYSDMQEALRRNWLEKKQGAGLEELPAELKQPNETSIFSSVIEKETSVLQQLLMQVDEGEIWKTVDHFIQSDRIYIGGFGSSYGAAYWLHYTLKLYRDNVALSSPAGFSLEDILDLNQNSAVIIFSFPRYRQESLELAKCSQAQGATVIAITNRQFSPVGQLAEITLTTEEELDSGDHSIASVVSLLEVIMEGVKHRDQDRISLRQQKLEKLYTDQELFLE
- a CDS encoding amidohydrolase, giving the protein MDGVPQLHGMHAADEHKEEIIKTYQELHMLAEPSWEEEKTSQYIKEKLVNAGFIIQTYEGHFGFIAELEGEQSDVIALRADMDALIQEVDGAVVPNHSCGHDAHSTMVLYTALILSKQKMKHTVRFIFQPAEEKAAGALKMMEENVLQKVKFLFGIHLRPVMEIPFGKAAPVILHSSTASIKGVIKGVPAHAARPELGNNPLEAAALLIGAIRQIQLNASDHYSIKITELHGGEASNSIPENARFTLDLRAESNDTMEMLLEKAKHTITKIEELTETEITSKVEEYSPAAVKNLPAIEIARKAIVSILGEENTEEACVSPGAEDFHFYTAENPAIAATMIGLGCGLKPGLHHPKMQFNQEALVYGTKILTQMLLEADQQRW